Proteins encoded by one window of Dioscorea cayenensis subsp. rotundata cultivar TDr96_F1 chromosome 20, TDr96_F1_v2_PseudoChromosome.rev07_lg8_w22 25.fasta, whole genome shotgun sequence:
- the LOC120251245 gene encoding chloroplastic group IIB intron splicing facilitator CRS2, chloroplastic-like, translating to MLALSPLSYHLFVSSPGMKLRIPLNKHLYLIGWRLSRHATSLSIKWLRSTFVVPLPTPPSFKAPPRPYQNPSASSQPQLSPLPKTPSSSHPSLLNPSHAKIAIFTTSQIHFSITNYSKCNDQVITGTPPTTIQGLISNCVGLIGEVTILLVKPQAYMNYNGESMCLREIIFST from the exons ATGCTTGCCTTATCTCCACTATCGTATCATCTTTTCGTATCCTCGCCTGGTATGAAATTAAGAATCCCTTTGAATAAACATCTTTATTTGATCGGGTGGCGGTTATCACGCCATGCAACAAGCCTATCAATCAAATGGCTAAGATCCACATTCGTTGTTCCTCTTCCAACACCGCCATCCTTTAAAGCTCCGCCACGTCCTTACCAGAACCCATCAGCCTCTTCACAGCCGCAGCTATCGCCGTTGCCGAAAACACCATCTTCTTCTCATCCTTCACTCTTAAACCCTTCCCATGCCAAAATCGCCATCTTCACCACCTCACAAATCCACTTCTCAATCACAAACTACTCCAAATGCAATGACCAAGTGATCACCGGCACACCTCCGACAACAATCCAAGGCCTTATTAGCAATTG TGTAGGCTTGATTGGTGAAGTGACGATTTTGTTGGTGAAGCCTCAGGCTTACATGAACTATAATGGAGAATCA ATGTGCCTAAGAGAAATTATCTTCTCCACATGA